TTCACCTGGATAGGAGCCTTTGCCGACCAGAAGATCCATACCAAGTGGTCTTACAATATTTCGCAATTCGCTAAAGGACATACCAATCACAACATCTCTCTTGCTAACAAACTCGCCCTGAATAAAACGTTGGTTTACCTGGATCTACAGTATTCTTACCTTCCGGTAGATTATACGATGGTGGTGAACCCTGTATTAAATACGCACTACGGCCGCAGTGGCACCGACCAGGTGCTGGCAAGGGGTATTCAATATAAAACCGCTGTCTTGCGCTTGGATCAGATGCTAACAGATCACTGGGAGATATCATTAAAGGGCGCATACGAAACGGCCTCTTCCAGGAAAGATGAAGCGATAGGAAAAGATTTCAGAAAGAATTACACCTATACCGCTGCACTTCAATATAAACCCTACGAAAGCCAGGATTTGCGTTTCTATTTGGCGTACATCGGCAATACCATAGATTATAGCCAGGTAATAAACGCTTCTAAAGCGGAGCTCAATCGTGTCTCCTTAGGACTGTTTTACACTATCCCAGTCTTCTAAGATTGTGTTAATATGCCGCTGATACAGCTCCAATACCTAATTGTTAATATTGTTATAAAGTAATAAATCGTCTACAAAATCTACACATATGCGTTTAACACCAAGAGAATCTGAAAAACTGTTGCTGCACCTGGCTGGTGAGCTGGCAGCCAAGCGATTAAAAAGAGGAGTAAAACTGAATTACCCGGAAAGCATTGCCTACATCAGTGCGCAGCTCATGGAAGAGGCAAGAGACGGGAAGACGGTTGCCGAACTGATGCAATACGGCACAACCTTATTGAAAAGAGATCAGGTAATGGAAGGTGTGCCCGAAATGATCCATGATGTACAATTGGAAGTGACCTTTCCTGATGGAACGAAGCTGGTTACGGTACACGAACCTATACGTTAACTTTTAAAATAAGATAATTATGATTCCTGGAGAATACATCCTTAAGAAAGAAGATATAAAAGCGAATGAGGGCTATAAAACCCTTAGCCTGTCTGTCACCAACACGGGAGATCGTCCCATTCAGGTAGGATCGCACTATCATTTCTTTGAAGTAAATAAAGCCTTATCATTTGATCGGCCTAAAGCCTTTGGTATGCGCTTAAATATTCCGGCCAGCACAGCGGTTAGGTTTGAGCCCGGAGAGAAAAAAAGTGTTGTCTTGGTAGAAATCGGCGGAAACAAAGAGATCCACGGTTTTAACGGCCTTACCAACGGTAAATATACCGATGAAAAGGTCAAATCTGCAGCACTGGCTAAAGTGAAAGATAAAAAATTCAAGAGTACAAAGGCTACAAAATAGGTTTTCACAAAAACGATTTATATTATGTCAAATTGGAGTAGAAGAAAATGGATTAAAGTGGTTGGCCTTACCACGGCCGGCACAACAGCTTTAGGGCTCGATGCTCTGGCTTTGGAAAGATTAGGTTTAGACGAAGCATCCGTAAAATATATCGATAACGAATTATATATCCCGCGCGATAAATATGCTGCCCTGTTTGGTCCTACAACGGGAGATAAGGTGCGTCTGGCAGACACGGAGCTTTTTATTGAAATTGAGAAAGATTATGCCGTTTACGGCGAGGAAAATAAATTTGGTGGAGGAAAAACGGTTCGCGATGGGATGGGGCAGTCTGCGCGTGCACTTAGGGATGAGGATGTGCTGGATCTCTGTATCACCAATGTCATCGTTATTGATCACTGGGGTGTTGTTAAAGGCGATGTAGGTATAAAAGATGGTAAGATTGTGGGCATCGGCAAAGCAGGTAACCCCGATGTTCAGGATGGTATCACCAAAGGATTGATCATCGGTGCGTCAACGGAAGTACATGGTGGAGCAGGCATGATCCTTACTGCCGGCGGTGTGGATACGCATATCCACTTCATCAGCCCGACACAGGTAGAAACCGCTTTATACAGCGGTGTGACCACATTTATCGGAGGAGGAACAGGTCCGGTAGACGGTACTTTGGCGACTACCGTAACCTCGGGGAAATGGTATATCGAGCGCATGCTGGAAGCTTTTGAAAACCTTCCGGTGAACGTTGGCTTCTTCGGTAAGGGGAATGTTTCTACCACAAGGCCTATCGAAGAACAAATCGAAGCGGGTGCTTTAGGTGTGAAAATACATGAAGACTGGGGTTCTACTCCTGCTACTATTGATGCCGCTTTGAAAGTTGCCGACAAATATGATGTACAGGTAGCCATCCACACCGATACGTTGAATGAAGCCGGATTTCTGGAAGACACGGTCAA
This Olivibacter sp. SDN3 DNA region includes the following protein-coding sequences:
- the ureA gene encoding urease subunit gamma; amino-acid sequence: MRLTPRESEKLLLHLAGELAAKRLKRGVKLNYPESIAYISAQLMEEARDGKTVAELMQYGTTLLKRDQVMEGVPEMIHDVQLEVTFPDGTKLVTVHEPIR
- the ureC gene encoding urease subunit alpha: MSNWSRRKWIKVVGLTTAGTTALGLDALALERLGLDEASVKYIDNELYIPRDKYAALFGPTTGDKVRLADTELFIEIEKDYAVYGEENKFGGGKTVRDGMGQSARALRDEDVLDLCITNVIVIDHWGVVKGDVGIKDGKIVGIGKAGNPDVQDGITKGLIIGASTEVHGGAGMILTAGGVDTHIHFISPTQVETALYSGVTTFIGGGTGPVDGTLATTVTSGKWYIERMLEAFENLPVNVGFFGKGNVSTTRPIEEQIEAGALGVKIHEDWGSTPATIDAALKVADKYDVQVAIHTDTLNEAGFLEDTVNAIDGRVIHTFHTEGAGGGHAPDIIKISMYPNILPASTNPTKPYTVNTAEEHLDMLMVCHHLDKNVKEDVAFADSRIRPQTIAAEDILQDMGVFSIMSSDSQAMGRVGEVISRTWQTAHKMKVQRGALDEDKKGDNDNFRVKRYVSKFTINPAKAHGIDEYVGSIEPGKYADLVLWKPELFGAKPELIIKSGMILGSKMGDANASIPTPQPIIYRPMFGYYGKALTKICLNFVSAVSLENGNIKNLGLARTSLPVKGCRNVFKKDMVHNNATPNIEVDPETYEVKVDGVLATCEPLKELPMAQRYFLF